The Drosophila bipectinata strain 14024-0381.07 chromosome 2L, DbipHiC1v2, whole genome shotgun sequence genome has a segment encoding these proteins:
- the LOC108125985 gene encoding chitinase domain-containing protein 1, with protein MRAFNALVLLIAILPVLLTLVQGTLSPDSQKTKGKNKEANVLRGPQDNDVFTLGLVSPEPLGKDILANHRAYFKETGLRRFNGTTLGYVTPWNSHGYDVAKIFAKKFDIISPVWLQVVKQGEEYVMAGVHDIDAGWLTDLRRKGKQAHNQRTVKVFPRFIFDHFTDRDIKLLLSDAHERTKVNNVLIKCCKDNGFDGLVLEVWSQLAGRIDDKILHTLVLQMAKELQKQQLRLILVVPPFRKDTGNLFGEKHMDKLYKHIYAFSLMTYDFSSVQRPGANAPLYFVRKAVEMIAPEGCPDMEAKRAKILLGLNMYGNDYTPDGGGPITFSQYLDLVKSVKKHLTYDERDVENFFEIKNENGRHIVFYPTLYSINERIKLAQELGTGISVWELGQGLNYFYDLF; from the exons ATGCGTGCGTTTAATGCGCTCGTGCTCCTCATCGCTATCCTGCCTGTCCTGCTGACCCTCGTCCAAGGTACCCTATCCCCAGACAGCCAGAAAACGAAGGGGAAAAACAAGGAGGCGAATGTGCTGCGTGGCCCCCAAGACAATGATGTGTTTACCCTGGGAttg GTAAGCCCGGAACCCTTGGGAAAAGACATCCTGGCCAACCACAGAGCTTATTTCAAGGAAACTGGATTGAGACGTTTCAATGGAACTACTTTGGGATATGTGACTCCA TGGAATTCACATGGCTATGATGTGGCCAAAATATTCGCCAAGAAATTCGACATCATTTCTCCAGTTTGGCTCCAGGTTGTAAAGCAGGGGGAGGAGTACGTCATGGCTGGGGTCCACGATATTGACGCTGGATGGTTGACAGACCTGCgaagaaaaggaaaacagGCCCACAACCAGCGTACAGTAAAGG TATTTCCCCGGTTTATATTCGATCACTTCACGGATCGGGACATCAAGTTACTGCTCAGCGATGCCCATGAACGTACCAAGGTTAACAATGTTCTGATCAAGTGCTGCAAGGATAATGGTTTCGATGGCCTCGTCCTGGAGGTCTGGTCCCAATTGGCCGGCCGTATTGATGATAAAATTTTGCATACCCTGGTGTTGCAAATGG CTAAAGAACTTCAAAAGCAGCAGCTGCGCTTGATCCTGGTCGTGCCACCATTTCGCAAGGACACTGGAAATTTATTCGGAGAGAAGCACATGGATAAGCTATACAAACACATCTACGCCTTTTCGTTGATGACTTACGACTTCTCCAGCGTTCAACGTCCGGGAGCCAATGCTCCGCTTTATTTTGTTCGTAAGGCAGTGGAGATGATTGCCCCAGAAGGGTGCCCGGATATGGAGGCCAAAAGGGCTAAAATCCTTCTCGGCTTAAATATGTATGGCAATGACTATACGCCCGATGGTGGTGGTCCTATCACCTTTTCTCAGTATTTGGATTTGGTGAAGAGCGTAAAGAAGCATTTGACCTACGACGAGAGGGATGTGGAAAACTTTTTCGAAATCAA AAACGAAAATGGACGTCATATCGTCTTCTATCCTACGCTTTATTCCATCAATGAGCGGATAAAACTGGCCCAGGAACTAGGAACTGGCATTTCTGTCTGGGAACTGGGACAGGGTCTAAACTATTTCTACGATCTCTTTTAA
- the Atxn7 gene encoding dual specificity protein kinase splA codes for MPLNDMATSAPGVFSENGTVKHAKQSLAKPEISATSNSNMGSGSGAGAGVSLYALQGQKWQQVFDLDKVIKQLRTAEKTYLRGGKNGLSGGSGDQQHQNQQQQLQQAKVQVQRLQSADMAYYDLVPKLATRDIVLCGSCSGSYTKAGFQHHIALQHPSVWDATSNKLNPNASGNLLSSESRLTATENSQEPGGVGGSGGIVPSSPTDTLSASTLSSCSNGSSSSVSLQNQSVGTSSSTTSSSSSSSRHKSSSSKSSSSKGSSSTSGGSRARSKSSKNRHHSSPAPAPALESNHKDSNGKGSKRGSGSAIAAPPLAAIKEEPLNAGANSAAAITVFSSSSNSSCSLPPTPTIAASSDMTLGVNYSPAQLQTETEKLPEIQPKKKLKGSSDHRTKTEKEKNKSKNLSLSYGQQQHVLSELDQAVSSITGAEAEQATPDDEELPLPNTSDENSISQTLDEMLDSKLINEILNNFDESELDTAQQQQQQQPPQQPSQNGALSHPAQATKRLRYQDGTICAETGEDYTIYQSQVQPEGQQVYTTGEEDPQQGLTTIDAMQLQQLIYQQQQMLEQQQQQEQHHGQQQQDQKLQDPDQQRQFSVYNVQSIADGTQQPQQQQLEEHMILPSIIYEIADGNSVSMLEQQKVLAEFLTQAGYENVDVNVLQSNMNSGVPAEVNHLAEELNDFEFHKLETVSDNVKTVKLEATSQPLANAPNHHPSLANAKYHEDGFYNVMMYSGPPRPLALNTFGMVKLPQGLGVTFRKNLLTTRKANNNLLSLTGGSHQGVVGQLARPPPPPPSPALSNGLPGKNPAVGRTIYAQRSSVIAQDRLRCNKRALVGNKSGSGGAGAMTAKRLNELLMGKVKKEEKPSLESDEMEQQKEKEREKTEDQKQQLTYSFYEKRRRLLAGRQEKLQPLSPKFNLPLLTSNNNNNNASLSQSHSPQHLLKKQLLRTLSEINSNINLTSSSMNSSNSSNNSSGNITNSNNTPNANSNPPWKGSSNSTLGGNSTPTSGDLMRVFD; via the exons ATGCCTCTTAACGATATGGCCACCTCCGCTCCGGGCGTCTTCTCGGAAAATGGCACCGTCAAGCATGCTAAGCAGAGCCTGGCGAAGCCGGAAATATCGGCCACTTCAAATTCCAATATGGGATCGGGgtctggagctggagcagggGTATCACTGTACGCCCTGCAGGGTCAAAAGTGGCAGCAGGTCTTTGACTTGGACAAGGTCATTAAGCAGCTACGCACCGCCGAGAAGACGTACTTGCGAGGAGGGAAGAACGGCTTGTCTGGCGGATCCGGGGATCAGCAGCACCagaaccaacaacaacaactgcaacagGCCAAGGTGCAGGTGCAAAGACTCCAATCGGCAGACATGGCCTACTATGACCTGGTCCCAAAGCTGGCCACCCGCGACATTGTACTTTGCGGCTCCTGCTCGGGGAGCTACACAAAAGCAGGCTTCCAGCATCACATTGCGTTACAGCACCCGAGCGTATGGGATGCCACATCCAACAAGTTGAATCCAAACGCTAGCGGGAACCTCCTGTCCAGCGAATCGCGACTCACTGCCACGGAAAACAGTCAGGAGCCTGGGGGAGTCGGTGGCAGTGGTGGGATCGTGCCCAGCTCTCCCACAGACACCCTATCCGCCTCAACCCTATCCAGCTGCTCGAATGGCTCCAGTAGTTCGGTCTCGCTTCAGAACCAGAGCGTGGGTACTTCCTCCTCCACCACCTCCtcatcgtcgtcatcgtcaCGTCACAAAAGCAGCAGTAGCAAGAGTAGTTCCTCaaaaggcagcagcagcacctccGGTGGGAGTCGTGCGCGCTCGAAATCATCGAAGAACCGTCATCACTCTTCCCCGGCTCCGGCCCCGGCGTTAGAGTCCAACCACAAGGACTCCAATGGCAAGGGCTCGAAGAGAGGAAGCGGGAGTGCCATAGCAGCTCCACCACTTGCTGCAATCAAAGAAGAGCCCCTTAACGCAGGCGCTAATTCGGCCGCTGCTATTACTGTGTTTTCCTCCTCCAGCAACTCATCCTGCAGCCTGCCACCGACTCCTACGATAGCAGCGTCAAGTGACATGACCCTGGGAGTCAACTACTCACCCGCCCAGCTCCAGACGGAGACAGAAAAGCTGCCCGAAATACAGCCTAAGAAAAAG CTGAAGGGATCCAGCGACCATCGaacaaaaaccgaaaaggAAAAGAACAAATCGAAGAACTTGAGCCTTTCCTACGGGCAACAGCAGCATGTGCTCAGTGAACTGGACCAGGCTGTTTCTTCCATCACGGGAGCGGAAGCGGAACAGGCTACTCCCGATGATGAGGAGCTGCCTCTGCCAAACACCTCCGACGAGAATTCCATTTCCCAGACGCTCGATGAGATGCTAGATAGCAAGCTGATCAACGAGATACTGAACAACTTCGATGAGAGCGAACTAGACAccgcccagcagcagcagcaacagcagccgccGCAGCAACCGTCACAAAACGGCGCACTTTCACATCCCGCACAGGCCACCAAAAGACTACGCTACCAAGATGGAACGATTTGCGCGGAGACTGGTGAAGATTACACCATCTATCAATCACAGGTGCAGCCGGAGGGGCAACAGGTGTATACCACCGGCGAGGAGGATCCGCAACAGGGACTTACTACTATCGATGCCATGCAGCTGCAACAGCTCAtctaccagcagcagcaaatgctggagcagcagcaacaacaagagcaGCATCAcgggcaacagcagcaggatcAGAAGTTGCAGGATCCGGATCAGCAGCGTCAATTCAGTGTTTACAATGTGCAGAGCATTGCGGATGGGACccagcagccacagcagcagcagctggaggAGCATATGATCCTGCCGAGCATTATTTATGAAATTGCTGATGGCAATTCGGTTTCAATGCTGGAACAACAGAAGGTTCTGGCGGAGTTCCTCACTCAGGCGGGCTACGAGAATGTCGACGTGAATGTCCTGCAATCCAATATGAATTCCGGGGTCCCGGCCGAGGTCAATCACCTGGCGGAGGAGCTGAACGACTTCGAGTTCCACAAACTGGAGACTGTTAGCGACAATGTAAAGACTGTAAAGCTGGAGGCCACCAGCCAGCCATTGGCCAACGCTCCCAATCATCATCCATCGCTTGCCAATGCCAAATACCACGAAGACGGCTTCTATAATGTAATGATGTACTCGGGTCCACCGCGTCCTCTGGCCCTGAATACGTTCGGTATGGTCAAGCTGCCCCAGGGGTTGGGTGTTACCTTCCGCAAGAATCTGCTTACCACGCGAAAGGCCAACAACAATTTGCTGTCCCTAACTGGTGGAAGTCATCAGGGCGTCGTGGGCCAACTGGCACGACCACCCCCACCACCACCTTCGCCTGCGTTGAGTAATGGTCTGCCTGGCAAAAATCCTGCAGTCGGCAGGACCATCTACGCCCAGAGGTCGAGTGTGATAGCTCAGGACCGCTTGAGATGTAATAAGAGGGCGCTGGTAGGCAACAAATCCGGATCGGGAGGTGCCGGAGCAATGACGGCTAAAAGATTGAATGAATTGCTGATGGGAAAGGTTAAAAAGGAAGAGAAGCCTTCCCTGGAAAGTGATGAAATGGAGCAGCAGAAGGAAAAGGAGCGGGAAAAGACGGAAGACCAGAAACAGCAGCTCACGTATAGTTTCTACGAGAAACGGCGCCGGCTGTTGGCGGGCAGGCAGGAGAAACTGCAACCACTTAGCCCCAAGTTTAACCTTCCGCTCCTGActagcaataacaacaataacaacgcCAGCCTAAGTCAAAGCCACTCGCCACAGCATCTGCTGAAGAAGCAACTGCTTCGCACCTTGTCCGAaatcaacagcaacatcaacctcaccagcagcagcatgaACAGCAGCAATAGCAGCAACAATAGTAGCGGCAACATTACTAACAGCAACAACACTCCCAATGCCAACAGCAATCCTCCCTGGAAGGGATCATCGAATTCCACACTGGGAGGCAACTCCACTCCAACTAGCGGCGACTTGATGCGCGTCTTTGACTGA
- the Su(var)205 gene encoding heterochromatin protein 1 has translation MGKKTENNENATTQSDGEEEEEYAVEKILDRRVRKGKVEYFLKWKGYADTENTWEPESNLDCQDLIQLYELSRKDEAEKTDKSLKKDRPSSSAKTKEPTGRSSTTTVSSNKRKSEEPSSTTNKSKRTSEADADSSDALVAPGSTGFDRGLEAEKILGASDNNGRLTFLIQFKGVDQAEMVPSTVANVKIPQMVIHFYEERLSWYSDNED, from the exons ATGGGTAAAAAAACGGAGAACAACGAGAATGCCACCACCCAATCCGATGGCGAGGAAGAGGAGGAGTATGCCGTGGAGAAGATTTTGGACCGTCGTGTTAGGAAGGGAAAG GTTGAGTACTTTCTGAAGTGGAAGGGCTACGCCGACACAGAAAATACCTGGGAGCCTGAGAGCAACCTCGACTGCCAGGACCTCATCCAGCTGTACGAGTTAAGCCGCAAAGATGAG GCTGAAAAGACTGACAAGTCCTTGAAAAAAGACCGACCCAGTAGCAGTGCCAAGACTAAGGAACCCACCGGCCGTTCCAGCACCACAACGGTGTCCAGCAACAAACGGAAGTCCGAGGAACCAT CATCTACCACCAACAAATCAAAGCGCACTTCAGAGGCGGACGCAGATAGCAGTGATGCCCTAGTCGCCCCTGGTTCCACTGGCTTCGATCGTGGCCTCGAGGCTGAGAAGATCCTTGGGGCATCCGACAACAACGGTCGCCTCACATTCCTCATACAATTCAAGGGGGTGGACCAAGCCGAGATGGTGCCCTCAACTGTGGCCAACGTTAAAATCCCCCAGATGGTAATCCACTTCTACGAAGAACGCCTGTCGTGGTATTCGGACAACGAGGACTAA
- the PGAP5 gene encoding metallophosphoesterase 1 homolog — protein sequence MRWLYACFVIVLCALIFCEYVADFVVLQKCKWPEIKRKKYVDDPLRALIIADPHLLGPHRGHWLDKFYREWHMTRAFQAASRLFQPDVVFVLGDLFDEGDMVSDKHFQEYVWRYLKMFHLPPGIPLISIVGNHDVGFHYKMHPFFMSRFENYLNNSLVTLYTIKQIHFVIINSMAMEADGCLFCSQAEEQLRNISRTLHCMKFPQEAECARTRRHPYSQPILLQHFPTFRISDTMCQEYDAPFIEAYRERFHVLSKEATDMLGKLLKPRLAFAGHSHHYCHSVNRLGIDEYTVASFSWRNKVNPSFMLATITPDDYVVSKCKMLPQQFVINSYLSAGILCLILIAFQLRKYIAKRQSLSTSKDLQKDK from the exons ATGCGATGGCTCTACGCCTGCTTTGTGATCGTGCTTTGTGCACTAATCTTCTGTGAGTACGTAGCCGACTTTGTGGTGCTCCAGAAGTGCAAGTGGCCGGAGATCAAGCGGAAGAAGTACGTCGATGATCCGTTGCGGGCTTTAATCATTGCGGACCCCCACCTATTGGGTCCACATCGAGGCCATTGGCTGGACAAGTTTTATCGGGAATGGCACATGACACGTGCCTTCCAGGCGGCATCCCGCCTCTTCCAGCCTGATGTGGTTTTCGTCCTAGGCGATTTGTTCGATGAGGGTGACATGGTGAGCGACAAGCACTTCCAGGAGTACGTGTGGCGCTACCTGAAGATGTTTCACCTACCGCCGGGTATTCCACTTATCAGTATAGTCGGTAACCATGACGTGGGCTTTCACTATAA GATGCATCCTTTCTTTATGTCCCGGTTCGAGAACTATCTGAACAACTCCCTGGTCACGCTTTATACCATTAAGCAGATACACTTCGTGATAATCAATTCCATGGCCATGGAGGCCGATGGTTGCCTTTTCTGCTCCCAGGCCGAAGAACAACTGAGAAACATCTCACGAACTCTTCACTGCATGAAATTCCCGCAGGAGGCCGAGTGTGCCCGCACCAGGCGTCACCCGTATAGCCAACCTATCTTGCTGCAGCACTTCCCCACATTCCGCATTTCCGACACAATGTGCCAGGAGTATGATGCTCCCTTTATCGAAGCCTACCGCGAGCGTTTTCATGTTTTGTCAAAGGAGGCCACGGATATGTTGGGGAAACTGTTGAAGCCCAGGCTGGCGTTTGCTGGACACTCACATCACTATTGTCACAGTGTCAATCGGTTGGGCATCGATGAGTACACGGTGGCCTCCTTTAGCTGGAGAAACAAAGTTAATCCAAGCTTCATGCTG GCCACTATTACTCCCGACGACTATGTGGTTTCCAAGTGCAAAATGCTCCCTCAGCAGTTTGTAATCAACAGTTACCTGAGTGCTGGAATCCTCTGCCTAATCCTAATAGCGTTTCAGCTACGAAAATACATAGCCAAGAGGCAGTCTTTGTCCACGTCCAAGGATCTACAAAAGGACAAATAA
- the SLC5A11 gene encoding sodium-coupled monocarboxylate transporter 1 codes for MESSGYRFGSVDYVVFLGMIVLSTSTGIYFGCIKKGKKKIEEVEPTLPTTVPARRKHDFGSEKMSEYLLGSRNLKVFPVAMSLIASYISGVTILGTTSEIYNYGTQYWFIAIAIVLQGIAVSYVYIPVFSALQVGSSYEYLEMRFHSIIRSIASFMFILDEILFLPFIVYVPAIALNQVSGINLHVIAVVIVIVCVFYTFVGGIKAVVHTDAWQVLVMFLSVVAVAALATYYANGLDVMFDDAAKGGRIIFTNTNPSPYVRHTVWSVLIGGFSYWTSFNAVNQTMVQRYMSLPSLKKARASMAIFTIGVAAFVSVCCWVGLLIFEMYKDCDPLSAGLITHDDQLLPLFVVQSVGHIYGMPGLFIAGIFGAALSSLSVVLNSTSLVILEDIVRGCFKMQPSERASTILVKSTIIVLGLVALSLVFVLEQLSGILSICTSMTAIAAGTTFGLFTLGMLVPWANTVGTAVGGIASALLAGWISFGTQFTIAAGQLNSQKLPVSVEGCAANVTLPENVWVDEEQVFPLYRLSYHWINPIGVATVLVVGALVSLVTKPTNMKTLDPDLISPVIHRFLPKECFEGRNPQAQAHKNLLHTS; via the exons ATGGAATCG TCGGGCTACAGATTTGGCAGCGTCGACTATGTAGTGTTTCTGGGCATGATCGTTCTATCCACCAGTACGGGCATCTATTTCGGGTGCATCAA GAAGGGCAAGAAGAAGATCGAGGAGGTGGAACCCACCTTACCAACCACTGTGCCCGCGAGGCGCAAGCACGATTTCGGATCGGAGAAGATGAGCGAGTATCTGCTGGGATCACGCAATCTGAAAGTTTTTCCCGTTGCCATGAGTCTCATAGCCAG CTATATATCGGGTGTCACGATACTGGGCACCACATCGGAAATCTATAATTATGGCACGCAATATTGGTTTATAGCCATAGCAATCGTTCTACAGGGCATTGCCGTCTCCTATGTATATATACCGGTATTCTCGGCACTTCAAGTGGGGTCTTCGTATGAG TATCTGGAGATGCGCTTCCATTCCATCATACGAAGTATAGCCtcgtttatgtttattttggaTGAG ATACTTTTTCTGCCGTTTATTGTTTACGTGCCAGCCATTGCTCTCAACCAGG TATCTGGCATTAATCTCCATGTTATTGCTGTCGTGATAGTGATCGTGTGTGTTTTCTATACCTTTGTG GGTGGAATCAAAGCCGTGGTCCATACAGATGCCTGGCAGGTCCTGGTAATGTTTCTTTCAGTTGTGGCAGTGGCCGCTCTGGCCACCTATTACGCCAACGGCCTGGACGTCATGTTCGACGATGCCGCTAAAGGTGGACGAATAATATTCACCAACACGAATCCCTCGCCGTATGTCCGTCACACCGTTTGGAGCGTCCTCATCGGTGGCTTCTCCTACTGGACGTCATTCAATGCCGTCAACCAGACCATGGTCCAGCGCTATATGTCCCTGCCGTCGCTGAAGAAGGCCCGTGCTTCCATGGCCATTTTTACCATTGGAGTGGCTGCCTTTGTATCCGTTTGCTGCTGGGTGGGACTCCTGATCTTTGAGATGTACAAGGATTGTGACCCCTTAAGTGCGGGGTTGATAACG CACGATGACCAGCTGCTGCCCCTCTTTGTGGTCCAAAGTGTGGGCCACATTTACGGAATGCCTGGCCTGTTTATAGCTGGAATTTTTGGTGCCGCCTTGAGTTCTCTGTCCGTTGTGCTCAACTCAACATCCTTGGTGATCCTGGAGGACATAGTTCGAGGCTGCTTCAAGATGCAGCCCAGCGAAAGAGCCTCCACTATACTGGTCAAGTCGACTATCATAGTTTTGGGTCTAGTGGCGCTATCGCTGGTCTTTGTCCTGGAGCAGCTGAGCGGAATCCTGAGTATCTGCACTTCGATGACAGCCATCGCAGCTGGAACCACTTTTGGCCTATTTACCCTTGGAATGCTAGTTCCCTGGGCCAATACAGTGGGCACTGCTGTGGGTGGAATCGCAAGTGCTCTGCTTGCTGGATGGATATCATTTGGAACGCAGTTCACCATAGCAGCCGGACAGTTGAACTCCCAAAAGCTCCCGGTCTCTGTGGAAGGATGTGCCGCCAATGTCACGCTTCCGGAGAACGTGTGGGTGGACGAGGAGCAAGTGTTTCCACTTTACCGGTTGTCATATCACTGGATTAATCCCATCGGAGTGGCCACCGTTCTGGTGGTGGGAGCTCTAGTCTCTTTGGTGACGAAGCCAACGAACATGAAAACCCTCGATCCTGACCTGATATCGCCCGTAATTCATAGATTCCTCCCGAAGGAATGTTTCGAGGGTCGCAATCCACAGGCGCAAGCGCACAAAAACCTCCTCCACACCTCCTAA
- the LOC108125983 gene encoding E3 ubiquitin-protein ligase TRIM45 encodes MSRPHQPKIMFKRRTSMDNKNNPLINYERIQVEKDQVAPAPPPQPPPLAVPPPSGSPGKLRLKLSTAKISLRKNSQIPQKNLQAIPISDSVRRKSAPQLFTFSIAPKVDHSAENPPSTVPKIPGFELRSSIRRSRTLGLSNGARMGAQGLPNDDLQLQDSASEPSSSLAGGGSSTSPESILDNVLSGASSVSVQNSSSSQTSNATVAQTIKGKELLPKRLLSLKASPELRVCPPTPDTNQPKLEMLPRLLLEAAARSEIYDASSPMARSRSPSLAISPAVSPAPSPSPSITLRPSTPPENTVIFTDDLKCGICLDVYTDPRTLHCLHSFCLQCLVSENFKDESTWEQDPSRSEDPSCYSLRSDMGGSSAELTATVSPARQRGSSFSLRRKKSMDPLEVRSRSEGKRSTSSFNTRFMGSSVNQMSKRSIVCQSCNYPTDLPLGGVRQLPQNYLLVRRIEALRFQANEDVISRIWCSLCTDEISATYHCISCTLNLCTLCKEAHERQRNTANHRLRSILELRRARKQKQQQLGLGDSSKLVLRCGIHTNFELKAFCTHCRQLACTDCLVLLHKGHRHETINRAIGHHGKLLREATDQTRPLCQYAEHSIERLNEIARGINARCDDIQHQVEQYLQSYFEALEVHRRTLLQQISRARESKVEVIIKQQLDLEKRTQMAVDAMRFSQDILEIGADVEILSFVDILLRRLEFCQQFKPPVDPKISDSLHFLPKIRAPATKDQRDIPLYGIITMQVVEPGLCTLEWEGFSQLRLHKKADLLLHSRDADGVSLCHGGLEINCIIKYKDPASKFLPVEVSDNRDGTYNIHFTPDSQGAVILTITINDRPIRGSPFTFQARQVRPHSGIYHCCSFCSGKGNRTVKCSCEGRMPGYSGCGHGHTGHPGRRHWSCCGNVLENSECNVANKLLNA; translated from the exons atgagcagGCCACATCAACCCAAAATTATGTTTAAACGAAGGACGAGCATGGATAATAAGAACAATCCACTCATCAACTATGAACGCATCCAGGTCGAGAAAGACCAGGTGGCACCTGCTCCTCCGCCTCAACCTCCCCCGTTGGCAGTTCCACCACCAAGTGGTTCCCCCGGAAAGCTTCGGTTGAAGCTCAGTACGGCTAAGATTTCCCTTCGGAAAAATTCACAAATTCCGCAAAAGAATCTCCAAGCGATTCCCATATCGGACTCTGTGCGTCGCAAGTCGGCTCCCCAACTCTTTACATTCTCCATAGCTCCCAAGGTTGACCACAGTGCGGAGAATCCGCCTAGTACAGTGCCAAAAATTCCGGGTTTTGAGCTGAGGAGCTCCATTCGTCGCTCAAGGACACTGGGTCTTTCGAATGGCGCTAGAATGGGAGCACAAGGGCTGCCCAACGATGACCTCCAACTTCAGGATAGTGCCAGTGAACCCAGCAGCAGCTTAGCTGGAGGAGGTAGTTCCACCTCGCCGGAATCCATCCTAGACAATGTACTAAGTGGTGCCTCATCCGTATCTGTGCagaacagcagcagctcccAGACCAGCAATGCCACTGTAGCTCAGACCATTAAAGGCAAGGAGCTCCTGCCGAAGAGATTACTGTCCCTCAAGGCTTCTCCAGAGCTCAGAGTGTGCCCGCCCACTCCGGACACCAACCAACCCAAGCTGGAAATGCTACCCCGACTACTTTTGGAGGCCGCAGCCAGGTCAGAGATCTACGATGCGTCATCCCCCATGGCCCGAAGTCGTTCGCCATCGCTGGCCATTTCTCCAGCAGTATCTCCGGCACCCTCGCCCTCCCCGAGCATTACCTTGAGACCCAGTACTCCGCCGGAGAACACAGTTATCTTTACGGATGATCTCAAGTGCGGGATCTGCCTGGACGTCTACACGGACCCAAGAACCCTGCACTGCCTTCACTCGTTCTGTCTGCAGTGTCTGGTCAGTGAGAACTTCAAGGACGAGTCTACCTGGGAGCAGGATCCGTCTCGCAGTGAAGACCCTTCCTGCTACAGCCTGAGGTCCGATATGGGCGGGTCGAGTGCAGAGCTTACTGCTACGGTGTCACCTGCCAGGCAGAGGGGTTCCAGCTTCAGTTTGCGCCGGAAGAAGTCCATGGATCCACTGGAGGTCAGG TCAAGAAGTGAAGGAAAGAGGTCGACGAGTTCCTTCAACACCCGGTTTATGGGGAGCTCCGTAAATCAAATGTCCAAACGTAGCATCGTGTGCCAGAGCTGCAACTACCCCACGGACTTGCCACTCGGAGGTGTCCGTCAGTTGCCCCAAAACTATCTATTGGTGAGACGCATAGAAGCCCTGCGGTTCCAAGCCAATGAAGACGTCATATCGAGGATCTGGTGCTCCCTTTGCACGGACGAGATTAGT GCTACCTATCACTGCATCAGCTGCACCTTGAACTTGtgtaccctctgcaaggagGCCCATGAACGGCAGAGGAACACCGCCAACCATCGGCTGAGGAGTATCCTGGAGCTGCGAAGGGCCCGAAAGcagaagcaacagcagctgGGACTGGGGGACAGTAGCAAGCTGGTGCTTCGTTGTGGCATTCACACGAATTTCGAGCTTAAAGCATTTTGCACCCACTGCCGGCAACTGGCGTGTACAGACTGCTTGGTCCTGCTCCACAAGGGTCACCGTCATGAGACCATCAACCGGGCCATTGGACATCATGGCAAGTTACTAAGGGAGGCCACCGACCAAACTCGTCCCCTTTGCCAGTATGCGGAGCACTCCATTGAACGGCTGAATGAGATCGCCCGCGGCATCAACGCCAGATGCGATGACATCCAACACCAGGTGGAACAATACTTGCAGAGCTACTTTGAGGCCTTGGAAGTGCATCGGAGGACTCTGCTCCAGCAGATCAGCAGGGCAAGGGAGTCCAAAGTGGAGGTTATAATCAAGCAACAACTGGACCTAG AAAAACGCACCCAAATGGCCGTAGATGCAATGCGTTTCAGTCAGGATATCTTGGAAATCGGCGCCGATGTGGAAATCCTTAGCTTTGTGGATATACTCCTCAGACGTCTGGAGTTCTGTCAGCAGTTTAAGCCTCCCGTGGATCCCAAG ATCTCCGATTCCCTTCATTTTCTACCGAAGATCCGAGCTCCCGCCACCAAGGACCAGCGAGACATTCCCTTGTACGGAATTATCACCATGCAGGTGGTGGAGCCGGGACTTTGTACCCTGGAATGGGAAGGCTTTTCTCAACTACGCCTCCACAAGAAGGCCGATCTCCTGCTGCATTCAAGAGACGCCGATGGAGTGTCCCTGTGCCACGGAGGACTGGAGATTAACTGCATCATAAAATACAAAGACCCCGCCTCAAAGTTCCTGCCCGTCGAGGTGTCAGACAATCGAGATGGCACCTACAATATCCATTTCACCCCAGACTCCCAGGGCGCCGTAATTCTGACGATTACCATTAATGATAGACCCATCAGAGGTAGTCCATTTACGTTCCAGGCGCGACAGGTTCGTCCCCACTCGGGAATCTATCACTGCTGTTCCTTCTGCTCCGGAAAAGGAAACCGGACAGTGAAGTGTTCGTGCGAGGGCCGCATGCCTGGGTACAGTGGCTGCGGTCATGGACACACAGGACACCCTGGTCGTCGTCACTGGTCCTGCTGCGGCAATGTGCTAGAGAACTCGGAATGCAATGTGGCTAACAAGCTACTGAATGCTTGA